The genomic region GGTCACATATTATTGTTATACATGATAAAAAAAAACATAGAATATGTAAATCCCTAAATAGGAGAAAGATAAAAAAAGGGCGCATCGCAATACGCCCCTAAAAGTCAAATAATTTTCATTGTGGCTTGTTGGAAAGGCAAGCCCTTCCGCAATTCTTTTGTTGATCGGCCAACTACGGCCCCCGGTCGAGCAATCCCCGGTATCTAAAAGCCACTCGGAGGTTCAGAAATCTCCAACTTAAAACCACCCGCCTCCTCCAACAGACAATCAGCCTACCCCCCATCATCCAACCCTAAATATCATCAACTACCTAAATCGACAATCGGCCGACCCCTCAAAACCCAACTTTATACACCTCCTACGGCCCCCAACAGACAACCGACCAACCCCCCATCGGCCAATCCTGCGTATCACCGGCGGCCTCAACAGACAACCGCCCGACTCCCCTCACCTAATCCTACATATCACCTGCGGCCCAAACAGAAATTTGGCTCCCCCCCCCCTTAAACAGACAATCGAATAAACCCCCATCAGCCAACCCTACATATCACCGGCGGCCCACAACACTCAATTGGCCATCCCCCATAATAAACAATCGGCAGACCCTTCATCATTCAGCCCCACAAATTACCCCCGCCCCCCCCAACAAACATTCAGCCTCCCCCCCCATCATCCAATCCCGCGTATCACCGATCCCCCAAACAAACATTTAGCCAACCCCGCTTTAAGCGGATGCGCTCTTGTTCAGCTCGTCCAGGATGAAATCCACGTCGAGGCCGTGCACCGCGGCCCCCTCCCCTATCGACTCCATCCTCGATGCAGGACATGCAAAGCACCCGCCCTGGAAATGCTTCTTGATTACCTCCTCGGTTTCCGGGTACTTCTTCAAGACCTCGAATATAGTCATATCCGACGTTAT from Candidatus Zymogenus saltonus harbors:
- a CDS encoding DUF1858 domain-containing protein gives rise to the protein MGNTEKKITSDMTIFEVLKKYPETEEVIKKHFQGGCFACPASRMESIGEGAAVHGLDVDFILDELNKSASA